A DNA window from Paenibacillus sp. HWE-109 contains the following coding sequences:
- a CDS encoding ComEA family DNA-binding protein, whose product MDLFRYNKSRLLLIVAAISLFMFVVWPFILGGRSRIETKFEPMNRQMQVMIDQQEEGPGALPDDQPSKLLEAASTAVSRSKPQTVAPDIKGKLDLNIMTFEQLKDLPGIGDSKAQAILDYRSQKGSFTQVEELMEVKGIGEKMLVKLKPLLYVGSP is encoded by the coding sequence GTGGATTTATTTCGTTACAATAAATCGAGGCTTCTGCTGATTGTGGCTGCGATTAGTTTATTTATGTTTGTTGTGTGGCCTTTTATTCTTGGGGGCAGATCTCGCATCGAGACGAAGTTCGAACCGATGAATCGGCAGATGCAAGTTATGATTGACCAACAAGAAGAGGGGCCGGGCGCTTTGCCTGACGATCAGCCATCCAAATTACTGGAAGCTGCATCAACGGCTGTTTCAAGGAGCAAGCCTCAAACAGTTGCTCCGGATATCAAAGGCAAGCTGGATTTAAATATCATGACTTTCGAACAATTAAAGGATCTGCCGGGAATTGGCGATAGCAAAGCACAAGCTATTCTGGACTATCGTTCACAGAAAGGGAGTTTCACTCAGGTAGAGGAATTAATGGAAGTAAAAGGGATCGGGGAGAAGATGTTAGTTAAGTTAAAGCCATTGCTGTATGTGGGTTCACCGTAG
- a CDS encoding DNA internalization-related competence protein ComEC/Rec2: MLLKRPVVLGCCLWITGYVIALYSELRWLNFTTSALMIGALIVISALRLPFRQPLCALLLVGAAYGYYQGADQRNVTLLPLAQQQQSLDGSEVTLLGRIGSPVTVDGDRASFTVEAASVRFQDTAFPLGGESVQVSLRLLEQAQQGVASGWRRGDALTLSGTLRSPSLARNFGGFDYRRYLRLHHTHWLLSAKGVDQAQVEPAAARISVVQLLRWNDELRGNLSRRMDMIFPSPQAGFMKSMLIGLTDDLDPERFQQFSELGLTHILAISGLNIAVFLGVCIWLMRRMKLTKETYLLICVGLLPFFILLTGASPSVIRAGLMSIVVLLAARKGLIKDILHIMALVAWIMLLWNPYFLLDVSFQLSFLVTLGLILGVQRINELLLPWLPSSLIRNSASITLVSQLVSFPASIYYFNQFSLLSWLANAILVPVISMVVFPAGLLALVVGLVYVPAGQVIGWLISWLNELIFWCTDKLQQLHGFKLIWATPSLAWIAFYYVLLVWIYWLWWRLSQTSSTMFPIMLEVIPNRRKMNLPLWLGTALFSFLSLLVMGYYPERFSHTGLVQFIDVGQGDAILIRTPNGKHILIDGGGTLTFREPEDSWKARKDPYEVGTKLLVPLLKKRGVHQLDLVVLSHEDADHSGGLQAVASQIPVKQFLFNGTFKPGDQTAKLFRTLLARDVPLLPAHVSHWIQIDPQTRLQVLYPVGSNEQRLKIVKEQNAQSVVFLLEMQGTRWLFTGDMEMESEAKVLAQLRDHPDLLDLNVSTSGSRPKIDVLKIAHHGSKTSTTQEWLDYWNPSWAVISVGAMNTYGHPAPAVLERLLNEQIAVFRTDQMGEIQVDVRPKGLFSRMKLSGS, encoded by the coding sequence ATGTTATTGAAACGACCAGTTGTTCTAGGTTGCTGTCTGTGGATAACTGGTTATGTGATTGCGCTCTATAGTGAGCTGCGATGGTTGAACTTCACGACGAGCGCGCTGATGATTGGTGCGCTCATCGTAATTTCTGCGCTGCGCCTGCCCTTCAGGCAGCCGCTGTGCGCTCTGTTGCTGGTCGGTGCAGCCTATGGCTACTACCAAGGGGCCGACCAGCGCAACGTCACCCTGCTGCCGCTGGCGCAGCAGCAGCAAAGTCTTGACGGCAGCGAGGTCACGCTGCTCGGCCGGATTGGCAGCCCTGTCACCGTCGACGGCGACAGGGCCAGCTTCACTGTGGAAGCGGCGTCCGTCCGCTTCCAGGACACCGCTTTCCCGCTCGGCGGGGAAAGCGTGCAGGTCTCGCTGCGCCTGCTGGAGCAGGCGCAGCAGGGTGTGGCGTCGGGCTGGCGCCGAGGCGACGCCCTCACGCTGTCCGGGACGCTGCGCAGCCCGTCCCTGGCCCGCAATTTCGGCGGCTTCGACTACCGCCGATACCTGCGCCTTCACCACACCCATTGGCTGCTCTCAGCCAAAGGAGTGGATCAGGCGCAAGTGGAGCCTGCGGCTGCGCGCATTAGCGTCGTCCAGCTGCTGCGCTGGAACGACGAGTTGCGTGGCAACCTCAGCAGGCGCATGGACATGATCTTCCCCTCGCCGCAGGCGGGGTTTATGAAAAGCATGCTCATCGGGCTGACGGATGATCTCGATCCAGAGCGGTTTCAGCAGTTTTCGGAGCTGGGATTGACGCATATACTAGCGATTTCCGGTTTGAATATTGCCGTTTTTCTGGGGGTATGCATCTGGCTAATGCGCCGAATGAAGCTGACCAAAGAAACCTATCTGCTGATTTGCGTGGGCTTATTGCCCTTCTTTATTCTGCTGACAGGAGCATCTCCCTCTGTTATAAGGGCAGGGCTGATGTCGATCGTGGTTCTGCTGGCTGCCCGAAAAGGGCTGATCAAGGATATTTTGCACATCATGGCCCTAGTTGCTTGGATCATGCTGCTATGGAATCCGTATTTTCTGCTGGATGTCAGCTTTCAGCTGTCTTTTTTGGTCACCCTCGGTCTCATTCTTGGTGTACAGCGTATCAACGAGCTGCTTCTGCCCTGGCTGCCTTCTTCTTTGATACGAAACAGCGCCTCAATCACCTTGGTTTCTCAGTTGGTTTCTTTTCCTGCCTCGATTTATTATTTCAATCAGTTTTCTTTATTATCATGGCTGGCAAACGCTATTCTGGTTCCTGTGATCAGTATGGTTGTGTTTCCGGCTGGTCTGCTTGCTTTGGTTGTAGGTCTCGTATATGTTCCGGCAGGTCAAGTCATCGGTTGGTTGATTTCTTGGCTTAATGAACTGATATTTTGGTGCACGGACAAGCTCCAGCAGCTGCATGGCTTTAAGCTGATTTGGGCAACACCGAGCTTGGCTTGGATTGCCTTCTATTACGTGCTGCTAGTCTGGATCTATTGGTTGTGGTGGCGCTTGTCGCAAACGAGCTCGACGATGTTTCCGATTATGCTTGAAGTGATTCCAAACAGAAGGAAAATGAATCTGCCTCTATGGTTAGGCACAGCGCTGTTCAGCTTTCTTTCATTGCTTGTCATGGGGTATTATCCGGAACGATTCAGCCATACAGGGCTTGTGCAGTTTATTGATGTAGGTCAAGGAGATGCCATTCTGATTCGCACTCCAAATGGTAAACATATCTTGATTGACGGCGGGGGAACACTGACATTCCGAGAACCGGAGGATAGCTGGAAGGCGAGGAAAGATCCTTACGAAGTAGGGACTAAGCTGCTCGTACCGCTGCTCAAGAAACGTGGTGTTCATCAACTGGATCTTGTTGTGCTCTCCCATGAGGATGCCGACCATAGTGGAGGTTTGCAAGCCGTAGCCTCGCAGATTCCAGTCAAACAGTTTCTATTTAACGGCACTTTCAAACCAGGTGATCAAACAGCTAAGTTATTTAGAACCTTGTTAGCGCGCGATGTTCCGCTCTTGCCTGCGCATGTTAGCCATTGGATTCAGATCGATCCGCAAACGCGACTACAAGTGCTCTATCCGGTTGGAAGCAATGAGCAGAGGCTTAAGATTGTGAAAGAGCAGAATGCGCAATCGGTGGTCTTTTTATTAGAAATGCAAGGAACCCGCTGGTTGTTCACCGGGGATATGGAGATGGAATCCGAAGCGAAGGTGTTGGCGCAGCTGCGAGACCATCCAGATTTACTTGATTTGAATGTGAGCACGAGCGGCAGTAGGCCCAAGATTGATGTACTAAAAATTGCTCATCATGGCAGCAAGACATCAACCACGCAAGAGTGGTTAGATTATTGGAATCCCTCTTGGGCAGTGATTTCTGTTGGGGCCATGAACACGTACGGCCATCCCGCGCCTGCCGTTCTTGAGCGTCTGCTTAATGAGCAGATTGCCGTCTTTCGAACGGATCAGATGGGAGAGATTCAGGTGGATGTCCGCCCCAAAGGCCTCTTTTCACGGATGAAATTATCTGGGTCCTAA
- the leuS gene encoding leucine--tRNA ligase, which produces MTQETKETRETQGYNPQAVESKWQGYWDTKKTFKVLENSDKPKFYALDMFPYPSGAGLHVGHPEGYTATDIVSRFKRMRGYNVLHPMGWDAFGLPAEQYALDTGNDPREFTKKNIDTFRRQIKSLGFSYDWDREISTTDPEYYKWTQWIFIQLYNKGLAYVDEVPVNWCPALGTVLANEEVIDGLSERGNHPVIRKPMRQWILRITEYAERLLEDLEELDWSESIKDMQRNWIGKSTGAEVHFAIEGQTEHKLTVFTTRPDTLFGATYCVLAPEHELIARITTADQEAAIKEYQEKASRKSDLERTDLAKDKSGVFTGAYAINPVNGAKVPIWIADYVLGGYGTGAIMAVPGHDQRDWEFAKQFDLPIIEVVQGGNIEQEAYTGDGAHVNSEPINGLNIEQGISHMIAWLEQHGKGQGKVTYRLRDWLFSRQRYWGEPIPILHLEDGTMKPVPVDQLPLLLPQVDEIKPSGTGESPLANVSEWVNTIDPETGMKARRETNTMPQWAGSCWYYLRFIDPHNDKEFCSHELQQQWLPVDLYIGGAEHAVLHLLYARFWHKVLYDLGFVHTKEPFHKLVNQGMILGENMEKMSKSRGNVVNPDDIVSDQGADTLRIYEMFMGPLEATKPWNTTGVDGIYRYLNRVWRLFVDENGQVQAKISADEQLGSDSFKRTWHRSIKKITEDFEALRFNTAISQMMIFVNEAYKTERLPLEAMKNFVQMLSPLAPHLAEELWEKLGGTESITYEPWPTYDEAWTVDNEIEIVVQVNGKIVDRVLISKDTDEAAMEKIAFDLDKVKEATAGKAVRKLIVVKGKLVNIVVG; this is translated from the coding sequence ATGACACAGGAAACCAAAGAAACGAGAGAGACGCAAGGCTATAATCCGCAAGCCGTGGAATCCAAATGGCAGGGTTATTGGGATACGAAGAAAACATTCAAAGTTTTGGAAAATTCGGATAAGCCGAAATTCTATGCACTGGATATGTTCCCATATCCGTCCGGGGCGGGTCTGCATGTCGGGCATCCGGAAGGCTACACGGCAACGGATATTGTTTCACGTTTTAAACGGATGAGAGGGTATAACGTGCTTCATCCTATGGGGTGGGACGCTTTCGGACTTCCTGCGGAGCAGTATGCGCTTGATACAGGGAATGATCCGCGCGAGTTCACCAAGAAGAATATTGACACGTTCCGCCGCCAAATTAAGTCACTCGGTTTCTCGTATGATTGGGATCGTGAAATCAGCACGACGGACCCGGAATACTACAAATGGACGCAGTGGATTTTCATCCAACTGTACAACAAAGGGCTTGCTTACGTAGATGAAGTTCCGGTCAACTGGTGTCCGGCTCTGGGCACGGTGCTTGCGAACGAGGAAGTCATTGATGGCCTGAGCGAGCGGGGCAACCACCCGGTTATTCGCAAACCGATGCGCCAGTGGATTCTGAGAATCACGGAATATGCGGAGCGGTTGCTGGAAGATCTGGAGGAGCTGGATTGGTCCGAAAGCATCAAGGATATGCAGCGCAACTGGATTGGGAAATCAACAGGGGCAGAAGTGCATTTTGCGATTGAAGGCCAGACAGAGCACAAGCTGACCGTGTTCACAACACGTCCGGATACGCTTTTCGGTGCAACGTATTGTGTATTGGCGCCGGAGCACGAACTGATTGCACGCATTACGACAGCCGATCAGGAAGCTGCGATCAAGGAGTACCAAGAGAAGGCATCCCGTAAGAGCGATCTTGAACGTACAGACCTTGCCAAGGATAAATCAGGCGTATTTACGGGCGCATATGCGATAAACCCTGTGAATGGCGCTAAGGTACCGATTTGGATTGCTGATTATGTCCTTGGCGGATATGGAACTGGCGCCATTATGGCTGTGCCAGGGCACGATCAACGTGACTGGGAGTTTGCTAAACAGTTTGATTTGCCGATTATTGAAGTTGTGCAAGGCGGAAACATTGAACAGGAAGCCTATACAGGCGATGGGGCTCATGTGAACTCCGAACCGATCAATGGCTTGAACATTGAGCAAGGAATCAGCCACATGATCGCTTGGCTGGAGCAACATGGCAAAGGACAAGGCAAAGTGACCTACCGCTTGCGCGACTGGCTGTTCAGCCGCCAACGCTACTGGGGAGAGCCGATTCCGATTCTCCATCTGGAAGATGGCACAATGAAGCCTGTTCCTGTGGATCAGCTTCCACTTTTGCTGCCGCAGGTTGACGAAATTAAGCCTTCAGGCACAGGAGAATCACCGCTGGCGAATGTTTCGGAGTGGGTGAATACGATTGATCCAGAAACAGGCATGAAAGCTCGCCGCGAGACGAATACGATGCCGCAATGGGCTGGAAGCTGCTGGTACTACCTGCGCTTCATCGATCCGCATAATGACAAGGAGTTCTGCTCGCACGAGCTGCAGCAGCAATGGCTGCCTGTCGATTTGTATATCGGGGGTGCGGAGCATGCCGTGCTTCACTTGCTGTATGCGCGTTTCTGGCACAAAGTGCTCTACGACCTTGGCTTCGTTCACACCAAAGAGCCATTCCATAAGCTTGTAAACCAAGGGATGATCCTTGGGGAAAATATGGAGAAAATGAGTAAATCCCGCGGCAATGTGGTGAATCCAGACGATATTGTCAGCGATCAAGGTGCGGATACCTTACGTATTTACGAAATGTTCATGGGACCTCTGGAAGCAACCAAGCCGTGGAACACGACGGGTGTAGATGGAATCTACCGTTATTTGAATCGTGTATGGCGTTTATTCGTAGATGAGAATGGGCAAGTTCAAGCCAAAATCAGTGCGGACGAACAGTTGGGCAGCGATAGCTTCAAACGTACATGGCACCGCAGCATCAAGAAAATTACCGAGGATTTCGAAGCTCTACGATTCAATACGGCAATCAGCCAAATGATGATTTTCGTCAATGAAGCGTACAAGACGGAGCGTTTGCCGCTTGAAGCAATGAAGAACTTCGTTCAAATGCTGTCGCCGCTTGCTCCGCATCTGGCTGAAGAGTTATGGGAGAAGCTGGGCGGTACAGAGTCCATTACGTATGAGCCTTGGCCAACATATGATGAGGCATGGACAGTGGATAATGAAATTGAGATCGTCGTTCAAGTTAACGGCAAGATCGTTGATCGTGTACTGATTTCCAAAGATACAGATGAAGCGGCGATGGAAAAAATTGCTTTTGATCTCGACAAAGTCAAAGAAGCGACCGCCGGAAAGGCCGTTCGCAAATTGATTGTCGTCAAAGGGAAGTTAGTTAATATCGTTGTAGGTTAA
- a CDS encoding deoxycytidylate deaminase has protein sequence MSIRKDWDTYFLDIAYMASTRSRCNRRHVGAVLVQGKKLLGTAYNGAPMGVADCTEAGCMLVEEIELKVVEEIEEVIRKQRCIRTIHAEQNLLLFTDREDREGSTVYVTDQPCWTCANMLANSGVMEIVFHRGYPKDHEKVSQLMDARGITFRRMEAYEPPPGTVSEVIN, from the coding sequence ATGAGCATTCGTAAAGATTGGGATACGTATTTTTTGGATATTGCCTATATGGCCTCTACACGTTCCAGGTGCAATCGACGTCATGTTGGCGCGGTGTTGGTACAAGGCAAGAAACTGCTGGGAACGGCCTACAATGGTGCTCCTATGGGGGTTGCGGATTGTACAGAAGCAGGTTGTATGCTGGTAGAAGAAATTGAACTGAAAGTCGTGGAAGAGATAGAAGAAGTGATTCGCAAGCAGCGCTGTATTCGAACGATTCATGCGGAACAGAATCTGCTGTTGTTTACGGATCGCGAAGATCGCGAAGGCTCTACCGTCTATGTCACGGATCAACCCTGTTGGACGTGTGCGAATATGCTGGCGAACAGCGGCGTAATGGAAATCGTGTTTCACCGGGGGTACCCCAAGGATCATGAGAAGGTCAGTCAGTTAATGGACGCCAGAGGGATAACTTTCCGGCGTATGGAAGCTTATGAGCCTCCGCCAGGTACGGTGTCTGAGGTCATTAATTAG
- the comER gene encoding late competence protein ComER, translating into MKAGFIGTGSMGSILIEAFIHSGAFNPEQIIAGNRTIHKVEMLAERYPGLQVARSNREVVQESDLIFLCVKPSEFKKVIDEIKEDVLPSQFVVSITSPVLIKHLEGLLPAKISKVIPSITNYVLSGATLCIHGNRMQPEDKEWLENLFAHISSPISVSENYTRISSDLSSCGPAFLANFLQSFIDAAVEATGISNEEATMLASEMTLGTGKLLTTGGFNPISLQKRVSVPGGITEEGLRILEEELAGVFSRVILATHSKYEEDLEKAEHRFTLKQ; encoded by the coding sequence ATGAAAGCAGGATTCATCGGCACTGGGAGTATGGGAAGTATTCTAATTGAAGCTTTTATTCATTCTGGGGCTTTCAATCCGGAGCAAATTATTGCTGGGAATCGAACGATTCATAAAGTAGAGATGCTAGCGGAGAGATATCCTGGGCTTCAAGTAGCCCGCTCGAATAGAGAAGTTGTGCAGGAGAGCGATCTGATCTTTCTTTGCGTGAAGCCATCTGAATTTAAAAAGGTTATTGATGAAATTAAAGAGGACGTGCTTCCCTCACAATTTGTTGTATCCATCACAAGTCCTGTCCTCATTAAGCATTTGGAAGGTCTTCTTCCAGCGAAAATAAGTAAAGTTATACCCAGCATTACGAATTATGTCCTTAGTGGAGCTACTTTGTGCATTCATGGCAATCGCATGCAGCCAGAGGATAAAGAGTGGCTTGAGAACCTCTTTGCACACATCTCTTCGCCAATATCCGTATCTGAAAATTATACGCGCATATCTTCCGATCTATCGAGCTGCGGGCCGGCTTTTCTAGCCAATTTTCTGCAATCGTTCATTGATGCCGCTGTTGAAGCGACAGGAATTTCTAATGAGGAAGCCACAATGCTTGCGAGTGAAATGACGTTGGGCACAGGAAAATTACTGACAACGGGGGGCTTTAACCCTATTTCCTTGCAAAAGCGAGTTTCCGTTCCCGGGGGTATTACAGAAGAGGGCCTCCGCATCTTGGAGGAGGAACTTGCCGGGGTATTCTCACGTGTCATCCTCGCAACTCATTCCAAATATGAAGAAGACTTGGAGAAGGCAGAGCATCGCTTTACATTGAAGCAGTAA
- a CDS encoding methyl-accepting chemotaxis protein: MSKKSNAWQAKLQSVGVKLSLSIIASSLFFVIFMGITSYQISKNVMQTKVTDASLQTIVQAGQKLDFLYQLYQKLALQLVMDAPLHQQVSKASTLSKDSREYNENMSTLETTLSAYIYSNDGIQSMELFTPAGDIIQTKSSLMSQKNYADQDWFKAIVAKDGDPVWLSSKLKDNRISSPVITVGSLIHQANSEEFYVALFDVSLDIVKNQLTHIQLGDTGIIQVLDGSGLVIYSQNAAQMGAATGYPLSVESMSKKSDSFLSSDGNQQIVLSKSEATGWFTVGIIPIDDLTKDMKIIYNLTIIVSLCALVLAAGIGYLVARMIGKPLNHIRNLMEDGAGGDLRIRVQTNAKDEIGQLGTSLDTMMKQITELFKQTTHSSEEVLVTAAELSASSKQTAASASEIAVAINEISSGASGLASQSERGNELTIHIGQQISSVVQANGVMGIAAEEMQSSSRIGTQYMEEVIAKTSMTEEITRSMVEKVDKLKESTLSIRKVLDILSQMTKQTNILSLNATIEAARAGEAGKGFMVVADEIRKLADQSRKSIETVGQITETIQNEIIDTVAVLSEAYPIFQEQIHSVKEADLLFKQVQGRTVSFIEQLGSVSQTVLKLEESQFVLSDTMMNVSAVSEQSLANSEQVASLSSEQLSISKGLVQLSDKLEKLSVALQDSLSKFKV; this comes from the coding sequence ATGTCAAAAAAATCCAATGCATGGCAGGCGAAATTGCAGTCAGTTGGGGTTAAGCTTAGTTTATCAATTATTGCCAGCAGTCTATTTTTTGTTATTTTTATGGGAATCACCTCTTACCAGATTTCTAAAAATGTGATGCAGACAAAAGTCACCGATGCTTCGCTGCAAACCATTGTGCAGGCCGGTCAAAAATTGGATTTTTTGTATCAATTGTATCAGAAGCTTGCCTTACAGCTTGTGATGGATGCTCCACTACACCAACAGGTGAGCAAGGCTTCGACATTAAGTAAAGATTCTCGGGAATACAATGAGAATATGTCTACGCTGGAAACAACGTTATCCGCTTACATTTACTCCAATGATGGTATTCAGTCGATGGAATTGTTCACACCTGCAGGAGATATCATCCAGACCAAATCAAGTTTGATGTCACAGAAAAACTATGCAGATCAGGACTGGTTCAAAGCTATTGTAGCCAAGGATGGAGACCCGGTGTGGCTGTCTTCGAAATTGAAGGATAATCGAATTTCATCACCTGTTATTACGGTTGGCAGCTTGATTCATCAAGCTAACTCCGAGGAATTTTATGTGGCACTTTTTGATGTCAGCCTAGACATTGTCAAAAATCAATTAACGCATATTCAACTCGGCGATACGGGGATTATTCAAGTGCTGGATGGATCAGGCTTGGTCATCTATAGTCAAAATGCGGCTCAAATGGGAGCAGCCACAGGGTATCCGTTAAGCGTGGAAAGCATGAGCAAGAAGAGTGATTCTTTCCTTTCGAGTGATGGGAATCAACAGATTGTTTTGTCCAAATCAGAAGCGACAGGTTGGTTTACCGTAGGTATAATTCCCATTGATGATCTAACCAAGGATATGAAAATTATTTATAATTTAACGATTATTGTCTCGTTATGCGCGCTTGTTCTGGCAGCTGGCATTGGTTATTTGGTCGCAAGAATGATTGGGAAACCGCTTAACCATATTCGGAATTTAATGGAGGATGGGGCTGGCGGTGATCTGCGAATTCGCGTGCAAACTAACGCTAAGGATGAGATTGGCCAGTTAGGAACGAGCTTGGATACCATGATGAAGCAAATTACAGAACTTTTCAAACAGACAACGCATTCATCAGAGGAAGTGTTGGTCACAGCCGCGGAATTATCCGCATCATCCAAACAAACAGCCGCATCTGCCAGCGAAATTGCAGTAGCCATCAATGAAATTTCCAGTGGCGCATCCGGCCTGGCTTCGCAATCGGAGCGCGGCAACGAGCTGACCATTCATATTGGACAACAAATCTCCAGTGTTGTGCAGGCAAACGGGGTGATGGGCATTGCGGCAGAGGAAATGCAAAGCTCAAGCCGTATCGGTACGCAGTATATGGAAGAGGTTATCGCCAAAACGAGCATGACGGAAGAAATCACGCGTTCTATGGTTGAGAAGGTTGATAAGCTCAAGGAGAGCACCCTTTCGATTCGCAAAGTGCTGGATATCCTAAGCCAGATGACGAAGCAGACCAACATTCTATCCCTGAATGCTACCATTGAGGCGGCACGCGCCGGAGAAGCAGGGAAAGGGTTCATGGTTGTCGCCGATGAAATTCGTAAGCTAGCTGATCAGTCCAGAAAGTCGATTGAGACGGTTGGTCAAATTACGGAAACGATTCAGAACGAGATTATAGATACAGTAGCCGTTCTCTCCGAGGCCTACCCGATCTTCCAGGAACAGATTCATTCTGTCAAAGAAGCCGACTTGCTATTCAAGCAAGTACAGGGCAGAACGGTCAGCTTCATCGAACAATTGGGCTCTGTCAGCCAAACGGTCTTGAAGTTGGAAGAATCGCAATTCGTGCTTAGTGATACGATGATGAACGTAAGTGCGGTCTCTGAGCAATCTCTGGCCAATTCGGAACAAGTGGCTTCCTTGAGTTCCGAGCAGTTAAGCATAAGCAAAGGCTTAGTTCAATTATCGGACAAATTAGAAAAGCTTTCCGTTGCTCTCCAGGATTCTCTATCCAAATTTAAAGTTTAA
- a CDS encoding class I SAM-dependent DNA methyltransferase — protein sequence MSYQKFAYTYDRLMNNMPYEDWLRFANEGFERFGLQPSVIVDLGCGTGNITIPLAAAGYQMTGIDLSEDMLAVAEQKAGEHKMPFRGGAIRWVQQDLREWDLGEQADAALSFCDSLNYLLEEDEIVDAFRHTYEGLKSGGLFLFDVHTPEQLFAYAESQPFFLNEEDVAYIWTSELDEERVQIEHDLTIFVKDEGSKGAFRRIDEIHQQRAYPLEWLQQMLLEAGFAEVHLAADFTWEQPTRATERAFFIAKK from the coding sequence ATGAGCTACCAAAAATTTGCCTATACGTATGACCGTTTAATGAATAATATGCCTTACGAGGATTGGCTTCGTTTCGCTAATGAAGGCTTCGAGCGGTTTGGTCTTCAGCCCTCAGTAATTGTCGATCTTGGATGCGGTACCGGCAATATCACGATTCCGTTAGCCGCAGCAGGCTATCAGATGACGGGCATTGATTTGTCAGAAGATATGCTGGCTGTCGCTGAGCAGAAGGCTGGAGAGCATAAAATGCCGTTTCGCGGCGGCGCGATTCGTTGGGTGCAGCAGGATTTGCGGGAATGGGATCTGGGCGAGCAAGCTGACGCGGCGCTTTCTTTCTGTGACAGCTTGAATTATTTGCTAGAGGAAGACGAGATTGTCGATGCATTTCGTCACACATACGAAGGACTTAAATCAGGCGGGTTGTTTCTTTTTGATGTGCATACGCCCGAGCAGTTGTTCGCTTATGCGGAATCTCAGCCTTTTTTCTTAAACGAAGAGGATGTTGCCTACATATGGACAAGCGAGCTCGACGAGGAAAGAGTCCAAATCGAACACGATTTGACCATCTTCGTCAAAGATGAAGGAAGCAAGGGAGCATTTCGAAGAATCGACGAAATCCATCAACAGCGAGCCTATCCTCTGGAATGGCTGCAACAAATGCTGCTGGAAGCCGGTTTTGCAGAGGTCCACTTAGCTGCTGACTTCACTTGGGAACAGCCGACCCGTGCGACGGAGCGCGCCTTCTTTATAGCCAAGAAATAA